A single Scleropages formosus chromosome 4, fSclFor1.1, whole genome shotgun sequence DNA region contains:
- the anapc13 gene encoding anaphase-promoting complex subunit 13, whose protein sequence is MDSEVQRDGRVLDLTDDAWREDRLPYEDVTIPLSELPEAEQDNGGSTESVKEQEMKWSDLALQSLHENTPNAGN, encoded by the exons ATGGACAGTGAGGTGCAAAGAGACGGAAGAGTCCTGGATCTCACGGATGATGCGTGGAGGGAGGACCGCTTGCCCTACGAGGACGTTACTATACCCCTG AGTGAGCTCCCAGAGGCCGAGCAGGACAACGGCGGATCCACAGAGTCAGTTAAGGAGCAAGAGATGAAGTGGTCTGACCTGGCGCTGCAGAGTCTTCATGAGAACACTCCCAATGCAGGGAACTAG
- the sc5d gene encoding lathosterol oxidase isoform X1, translated as MDLVLNFADHYFFTPYVYPSSWPEDEPVRQIIGLLLVTNLGAAILYLLLGSLSYYFIFDHNLMKHPQFLENQVRREIKYTMSSLPWISIPTVALFFAEVRGYSKLYGNDSESPLGKGWLDLIFSSISFLLFTDMCIYWIHRFLHHKVIYKRFHKPHHVWKITTPFASHAFHPVDGFMQSLPYHIYPFLFPLHKVLYLLLYVFVNIWSISIHDGDYRVPSLLEKVINGSAHHTDHHLFFDYNYGQYFTLWDRIGGSYRHPSALEGKGPLDAVRKLIAEGKLAKSTGGHANGGSSSGKALKEE; from the exons ATGGATCTCGTACTCAACTTCGCAGACCATTACTTCTTCACCCCTTACGTCTACCCCTCCTCGTGGCCTGAGGATGAACCTGTGCGCCAGATCATCGGGCTCTTGCTGGTCACCAACCTTGGGGCAGCCATCTTGTACCTTCTTCTGGGCTCCTTGAGCTATTATTTTATCTTTGACCATAACTTAATGAAGCACCCCCAGTTCCTGGAG AATCAGGTGCGCCGGGAGATTAAGTACACCATGAGCTCTCTGCCTTGGATTAGTATCCCCACTGTGGCCTTGTTCTTCGCTGAAGTCAGAGGATACAGCAAGTTGTATGGCAACGACAGCGAATCTCCGTTGGGTAAAG gATGGCTTGACCTCATTTTCAGCTCAATTTCATTCCTGCTTTTTACTGACATGTGCATCTACTGGATCCATCGGTTTCTTCATCACAAAGTTATTTATAAG CGTTTCCATAAACCCCATCATGTATGGAAGATCACCACACCTTTTGCTAGTCATGCCTTCCACCCTGTTGATGGCTTTATGCAGAGCCTGCCATACCACATTTACCCCTTCCTGTTTCCCCTGCACAAAGTGCTTTACTTGCTCCTCTATGTCTTTGTCAACATCTGGTCCATTTCCATCCACGATGGGGATTACCGCGTGCCCAGCTTACTGGAGAAGGTCATTAATGGCTCTGCACATCACACCGACCATCATCTCTTTTTTGATTACAACTATGGGCAATACTTTACACTCTGGGACCGCATTGGTGGCTCCTATCGGCACCCTTCAGCGCTAGAAGGAAAAGGGCCCCTCGATGCTGTCAGGAAGCTCATTGCTGAGGGCAAGCTGGCCAAAAGCACAGGCGGCCATGCTAATGGTGGCTCTTCGAGTGGTAAAGCACTCAAGGAAGAGTAG
- the sc5d gene encoding lathosterol oxidase isoform X2 has protein sequence MDLVLNFADHYFFTPYVYPSSWPEDEPVRQIIGLLLVTNLGAAILYLLLGSLSYYFIFDHNLMKHPQFLENQVRREIKYTMSSLPWISIPTVALFFAEVRGYSKLYGNDSESPLGWLDLIFSSISFLLFTDMCIYWIHRFLHHKVIYKRFHKPHHVWKITTPFASHAFHPVDGFMQSLPYHIYPFLFPLHKVLYLLLYVFVNIWSISIHDGDYRVPSLLEKVINGSAHHTDHHLFFDYNYGQYFTLWDRIGGSYRHPSALEGKGPLDAVRKLIAEGKLAKSTGGHANGGSSSGKALKEE, from the exons ATGGATCTCGTACTCAACTTCGCAGACCATTACTTCTTCACCCCTTACGTCTACCCCTCCTCGTGGCCTGAGGATGAACCTGTGCGCCAGATCATCGGGCTCTTGCTGGTCACCAACCTTGGGGCAGCCATCTTGTACCTTCTTCTGGGCTCCTTGAGCTATTATTTTATCTTTGACCATAACTTAATGAAGCACCCCCAGTTCCTGGAG AATCAGGTGCGCCGGGAGATTAAGTACACCATGAGCTCTCTGCCTTGGATTAGTATCCCCACTGTGGCCTTGTTCTTCGCTGAAGTCAGAGGATACAGCAAGTTGTATGGCAACGACAGCGAATCTCCGTTGG gATGGCTTGACCTCATTTTCAGCTCAATTTCATTCCTGCTTTTTACTGACATGTGCATCTACTGGATCCATCGGTTTCTTCATCACAAAGTTATTTATAAG CGTTTCCATAAACCCCATCATGTATGGAAGATCACCACACCTTTTGCTAGTCATGCCTTCCACCCTGTTGATGGCTTTATGCAGAGCCTGCCATACCACATTTACCCCTTCCTGTTTCCCCTGCACAAAGTGCTTTACTTGCTCCTCTATGTCTTTGTCAACATCTGGTCCATTTCCATCCACGATGGGGATTACCGCGTGCCCAGCTTACTGGAGAAGGTCATTAATGGCTCTGCACATCACACCGACCATCATCTCTTTTTTGATTACAACTATGGGCAATACTTTACACTCTGGGACCGCATTGGTGGCTCCTATCGGCACCCTTCAGCGCTAGAAGGAAAAGGGCCCCTCGATGCTGTCAGGAAGCTCATTGCTGAGGGCAAGCTGGCCAAAAGCACAGGCGGCCATGCTAATGGTGGCTCTTCGAGTGGTAAAGCACTCAAGGAAGAGTAG